A genomic window from Flintibacter sp. KGMB00164 includes:
- a CDS encoding DEAD/DEAH box helicase translates to MTFEDLGLCPQILAALKEEGYEKPSPIQEQAIPPALAGRDVLGCAQTGTGKTCAFAAPILQRLSNKPASGHPIRALILTPTRELAIQIGESFEHYGRHLALRCAVIFGGVGQAPQVEKLGKGVDILVATPGRLGDLYQQGFIHLNDLEIFVLDEADRMLDMGFIHDVKKILKWLPEKKQTLFFSATMPKEIAELVNSLLHHPARVAVDPVSSPVEAIRQSVYFVDRGNKTKLLSLLMDQLGVKNALVFTRTKHGANKVARDLVKAGITAAAIHGNKSQTARQQALADFKSGAIRCLVATDIAARGLDIEELSHVFNYNLPEVPETYVHRIGRTGRAGHGGTAVAFCDFSEKPLLKEIEKLIGRSIPVVEDHPYPMVDLQAPKRDKNGRIINEEDAQARAAAKEQRRARDEARKAAAQRKAEAAQAAPQPVAETPVQAQEEKPAKSRRRRRKAKAKPKQAEQVQAAPVAQASEPEPQVQQTSRRRKLTRPGSRMETGNAMPRTDFSRPNPLAGDHIMDATARLLAPRKPLSVQESPLSHRSAPRSRRKERRGEKEPRVETAQTKDKGKVKAVPSAPKKKEEPVSGKKKNSRPDRRRDRGPRGPIEPMRSNRVKDSTEQKSLMKPYYLDN, encoded by the coding sequence ATGACATTTGAAGATCTGGGGCTGTGTCCCCAAATCCTGGCTGCTCTGAAGGAGGAGGGCTATGAAAAGCCCTCTCCCATCCAGGAGCAGGCCATTCCCCCTGCCCTGGCGGGGCGGGACGTGCTGGGCTGCGCCCAGACGGGCACCGGAAAAACCTGTGCCTTTGCCGCCCCGATTCTCCAGCGGCTGAGCAACAAGCCCGCATCCGGGCACCCTATCCGTGCTCTCATCCTCACTCCCACCCGGGAGCTGGCCATCCAAATCGGTGAGAGCTTTGAACACTACGGCCGTCATCTGGCCCTGCGCTGCGCGGTAATTTTTGGCGGTGTGGGACAGGCACCCCAGGTAGAGAAACTGGGGAAAGGCGTAGACATTCTGGTGGCCACACCCGGCCGCCTGGGTGACCTGTATCAGCAGGGCTTCATCCATCTGAATGATCTTGAAATCTTTGTGCTGGATGAGGCCGACCGGATGCTGGATATGGGCTTTATTCACGACGTAAAGAAGATTCTCAAGTGGCTGCCTGAGAAAAAGCAGACCCTGTTTTTCTCCGCTACCATGCCCAAAGAAATCGCTGAGCTGGTCAACTCTCTGCTTCACCACCCCGCCCGGGTGGCGGTGGACCCGGTATCCTCGCCGGTGGAGGCCATCCGCCAGTCCGTGTACTTTGTAGACCGGGGCAACAAGACCAAGCTGCTCTCCCTGCTGATGGACCAGTTGGGCGTAAAAAATGCGCTGGTCTTTACCCGCACCAAACACGGGGCCAACAAGGTGGCCCGGGATTTGGTAAAGGCGGGCATCACCGCCGCCGCCATCCATGGCAACAAGAGCCAGACCGCCCGGCAGCAGGCGCTGGCCGACTTCAAGTCCGGGGCCATCCGCTGTTTAGTGGCCACCGACATCGCTGCCCGGGGACTGGACATTGAGGAGCTCTCTCACGTGTTCAATTACAACCTCCCCGAGGTGCCTGAGACCTACGTCCACCGTATCGGCCGTACCGGCCGGGCGGGTCATGGAGGCACCGCCGTGGCATTTTGTGATTTCAGCGAAAAACCCCTGCTTAAAGAGATTGAAAAGCTCATTGGCCGCTCCATTCCTGTGGTAGAGGACCATCCCTATCCTATGGTGGACCTCCAGGCCCCCAAGCGGGATAAGAACGGCCGCATCATCAACGAGGAGGACGCCCAGGCCCGAGCCGCCGCCAAGGAGCAGCGCCGTGCCCGGGATGAGGCCAGAAAAGCGGCCGCTCAGCGCAAGGCGGAAGCGGCGCAGGCTGCTCCCCAGCCTGTGGCTGAGACTCCGGTCCAAGCACAGGAGGAGAAACCTGCCAAGTCTCGGCGCCGCCGCCGCAAGGCCAAGGCAAAGCCCAAGCAGGCTGAACAGGTACAGGCTGCCCCGGTGGCCCAAGCTTCTGAGCCGGAGCCTCAGGTCCAGCAGACCTCCCGCCGCCGCAAGCTGACCCGGCCGGGAAGCCGCATGGAGACTGGAAATGCCATGCCTCGTACCGATTTCTCCCGTCCCAATCCCCTGGCGGGCGACCATATCATGGATGCCACCGCCCGGCTTCTGGCGCCCCGCAAGCCCCTGAGCGTTCAGGAGTCTCCGCTGTCCCACCGCTCCGCGCCCCGCAGTCGCCGTAAGGAACGTCGGGGCGAGAAGGAACCCCGGGTTGAGACAGCCCAGACCAAGGACAAAGGAAAGGTCAAAGCGGTCCCTTCCGCACCTAAGAAAAAGGAAGAGCCGGTCTCTGGGAAAAAGAAGAATTCCCGTCCGGACCGCCGCCGGGATCGTGGGCCCAGAGGGCCGATCGAGCCCATGCGCTCCAATCGGGTGAAGGATTCCACCGAGCAGAAGAGCCTGATGAAGCCCTACTACTTGGACAACTAA
- a CDS encoding chromate transporter has translation MVLLRLFYEFFKTGLFSVGGGMATIPFLQHMGETTGWFTNGDLTTMIAVSESTPGPMGVNMATYVGFEIAGIPGAVIATLGLITPSIIVILIIAGFLQKFRHSKGVEATFSGLRPASTALIASAGLSVAWSVFTVTNQLAPDSFPAIRWRTVLLAAAVFVCMKWTPLKKLHPILFIAAAAVVGIIFQF, from the coding sequence ATGGTTTTGCTGCGGTTGTTTTATGAGTTTTTCAAAACCGGACTCTTCTCGGTGGGCGGCGGCATGGCCACCATCCCCTTCCTCCAGCACATGGGAGAGACCACCGGGTGGTTTACCAACGGAGATCTGACCACCATGATTGCTGTCTCCGAGTCTACCCCCGGCCCTATGGGCGTTAATATGGCCACCTACGTGGGCTTTGAAATCGCCGGTATTCCCGGCGCGGTGATCGCCACTTTGGGACTGATTACCCCGTCCATCATTGTGATTTTGATCATTGCCGGGTTCCTTCAGAAATTCCGCCACAGTAAGGGCGTGGAGGCTACCTTCTCTGGTCTGCGTCCCGCCTCCACTGCGCTGATCGCCTCAGCAGGGCTGAGCGTAGCCTGGTCGGTCTTTACCGTTACCAACCAGCTGGCGCCGGACAGCTTTCCGGCGATTCGCTGGCGCACGGTGCTGCTGGCAGCGGCGGTGTTCGTGTGTATGAAGTGGACCCCGCTGAAAAAGCTGCACCCCATCTTGTTCATTGCCGCCGCTGCGGTGGTGGGGATTATTTTCCAGTTCTGA
- a CDS encoding butyryl-CoA:acetate CoA-transferase produces the protein MDYQAMYQQKLTTAEEAVKVVKSGDWVDYGWCTNHPIALDKALAARKDELRDVKVRGGVTMWVPEIAKAEDAGEHFTWNSWHCSGIDRKIMTKGMGFFSPMRYSELPRFYRENLTVDVAMLQVTPMDSHGNFSFALAASHLADMLEKAKVIILEVNKNMPWVYGLTGCEINIKDVDYVVEGDNPEVAQLGGGGEPTAVDKAVAELIVPQIPNGACLQLGIGGMPNTIGAMIAQSDLKDLGVHTEMYVDGFVDMAMAGKLTGKNKALDKGRQVYAFAAGSKKLYDYVDRNPDVMAAPVDYTNDVRVLAQLDNFISINNAIDMDLFGQVNAESAGLKHISGTGGQLDFVMGAYLSKGGKSFICMSSTVTGKDGTVKSRIVPTLTPGSICTDPRSCVHYIVTEYGMVNLKGLSTWERAEALISIAHPDFREQLIQDAEKMHIWRRSNK, from the coding sequence ATGGATTATCAAGCCATGTATCAGCAGAAGCTGACCACCGCCGAAGAGGCGGTCAAGGTAGTCAAATCCGGTGACTGGGTGGACTACGGTTGGTGCACCAACCACCCCATCGCCCTGGACAAGGCCCTGGCCGCTCGTAAGGACGAGCTGCGGGACGTGAAGGTCCGCGGCGGCGTTACCATGTGGGTGCCGGAGATCGCCAAGGCCGAGGATGCCGGTGAGCACTTTACCTGGAACTCCTGGCACTGCAGCGGCATTGACCGTAAGATCATGACCAAGGGCATGGGCTTCTTCAGCCCCATGCGCTATTCCGAGCTGCCCCGTTTCTACCGGGAGAACCTGACCGTGGACGTGGCTATGCTCCAGGTCACCCCCATGGACAGCCACGGTAACTTCAGCTTTGCTCTGGCCGCCTCTCACCTGGCCGACATGCTGGAGAAGGCCAAGGTCATCATCCTGGAAGTGAACAAGAACATGCCTTGGGTGTACGGTCTCACCGGCTGTGAGATCAACATCAAGGACGTGGACTATGTTGTGGAAGGGGATAACCCCGAGGTCGCTCAGCTGGGCGGCGGCGGCGAGCCCACCGCGGTGGACAAGGCTGTGGCCGAGCTCATCGTGCCTCAGATCCCCAACGGCGCCTGCCTGCAGCTGGGCATCGGCGGCATGCCCAACACCATCGGCGCTATGATTGCTCAGTCCGATCTGAAGGACCTAGGTGTTCACACCGAGATGTACGTGGACGGCTTTGTGGACATGGCTATGGCGGGCAAGCTCACCGGTAAGAACAAGGCTCTGGATAAGGGCCGCCAGGTGTACGCCTTTGCTGCCGGCTCCAAGAAGCTGTACGACTACGTGGACCGCAACCCCGACGTGATGGCTGCTCCTGTGGACTACACCAACGACGTGCGGGTGCTGGCTCAGCTGGATAACTTCATCTCCATCAACAACGCCATCGATATGGACCTGTTTGGCCAAGTGAATGCCGAGTCTGCCGGTCTCAAGCATATCTCCGGCACCGGCGGTCAGCTGGACTTCGTGATGGGCGCTTACCTGTCCAAGGGCGGCAAGAGCTTCATCTGCATGTCCTCTACGGTCACCGGCAAGGATGGCACTGTGAAGAGCCGCATCGTGCCCACCCTCACCCCCGGTTCCATCTGCACCGATCCCCGCTCCTGCGTGCACTACATCGTCACCGAGTACGGCATGGTCAACCTGAAGGGCCTGTCCACTTGGGAGCGCGCCGAGGCGCTGATCTCCATTGCTCACCCCGACTTCCGTGAGCAGCTCATCCAGGACGCCGAGAAGATGCACATCTGGCGCCGCAGCAACAAGTAA
- a CDS encoding DUF4352 domain-containing protein has translation MAPIGKRLAWVLASALLLTGCSSGQNDTDQHFSLGDTVSTAWFDYTVTEVESTQEYGGYISAQGDQLVVVELTLKSTYPQAVTMFDSDFQLSWDSMSQDDTRCMPVEYYCDQQLPTEYELAPRESRSGVLVYQVPDDQSTFQFTFQEFFDDGTQEGRPGDQYVMDLTPQA, from the coding sequence GTGGCCCCCATCGGAAAAAGATTGGCTTGGGTGCTGGCCTCCGCCCTGCTGCTCACCGGCTGCAGCAGCGGACAGAATGACACAGACCAGCACTTTTCCCTGGGCGACACAGTATCCACGGCGTGGTTTGATTATACGGTAACCGAAGTAGAATCCACCCAAGAGTACGGCGGCTATATCAGTGCGCAGGGGGATCAGCTGGTGGTGGTGGAGTTGACTCTGAAGAGCACGTACCCTCAAGCGGTAACTATGTTCGACAGCGATTTTCAGCTCTCCTGGGACAGTATGAGCCAGGATGATACCCGGTGTATGCCGGTGGAGTACTACTGTGACCAGCAGCTTCCCACAGAATATGAGCTCGCCCCCAGAGAGAGCCGCAGCGGCGTTCTGGTCTATCAAGTACCTGACGATCAAAGCACCTTTCAATTTACCTTCCAGGAGTTTTTCGATGATGGAACGCAGGAAGGCCGCCCCGGCGATCAATACGTGATGGATCTCACCCCGCAGGCGTAA
- a CDS encoding CarD family transcriptional regulator, with protein sequence MFSIGSLIVYSGTGVCRVEAVGPPPFDPGSKVEYYTLIPLQSTGTIYVPVDTKVFMRPILSREAAQELIRRIPEIQQAQLEHLDYRMLAQRYRSFLDSHSCEDLVQLIKTAYTKSRANTRSGKKPSKVDQDFQKRAEFLLHDELSAALDIPFDEVGDYITQQVEQMKQTG encoded by the coding sequence ATGTTTTCGATTGGAAGTCTCATCGTATACAGCGGTACTGGTGTGTGCCGGGTGGAGGCAGTTGGACCGCCTCCGTTTGATCCGGGTTCCAAAGTGGAGTACTACACTTTGATCCCGCTGCAGAGTACGGGGACCATCTATGTACCGGTAGATACCAAAGTATTTATGCGGCCGATTCTCAGCCGCGAGGCAGCTCAGGAATTGATCCGCCGTATTCCGGAAATCCAACAGGCGCAGCTGGAACATCTGGATTACCGTATGCTGGCCCAGCGCTACCGCAGTTTTCTGGACAGCCATTCCTGTGAGGATCTGGTCCAGCTTATCAAAACTGCGTACACCAAAAGCAGAGCCAATACCCGCAGCGGAAAGAAGCCCAGCAAGGTGGACCAGGATTTTCAGAAGCGGGCAGAATTTCTTCTCCACGATGAGCTTTCGGCCGCTTTGGATATTCCGTTTGATGAGGTGGGGGACTATATCACCCAACAGGTGGAGCAGATGAAACAGACTGGATGA
- a CDS encoding shikimate kinase: MYNITLIGMPGSGKSTVGVLLAKALGFGFLDTDLVIQQQEGALLQDILDRRGVPYFLDAEERAVCSVQCDHHVIAPGGSVVCREGAMAHLKAMGPVIYLRVPLEELKRRIHNLDSRGIALEPGQTLDDILTIRAPLYETYADYIVDALPGQELAQSVAQVLELVSAQ, encoded by the coding sequence GTGTACAATATTACCTTGATCGGAATGCCCGGTTCGGGCAAGAGCACCGTGGGTGTTTTGTTGGCCAAGGCCCTGGGCTTTGGCTTTTTGGATACCGATTTGGTTATTCAGCAGCAGGAAGGAGCCCTGCTTCAGGATATTTTGGACCGCCGGGGCGTACCCTATTTTCTGGACGCAGAGGAGCGGGCTGTGTGCTCGGTCCAGTGCGACCACCACGTCATTGCCCCGGGCGGCAGCGTAGTCTGCCGGGAGGGAGCCATGGCCCATCTGAAGGCCATGGGCCCGGTGATCTATCTCCGGGTGCCTCTGGAGGAACTCAAGCGCCGCATCCACAATCTGGACTCCCGGGGCATCGCCCTGGAGCCCGGTCAGACGCTGGACGATATCCTCACCATCCGCGCCCCTCTCTATGAGACCTATGCCGACTACATTGTAGATGCCCTCCCCGGACAGGAGCTGGCCCAGAGTGTAGCCCAGGTACTGGAACTGGTCTCGGCGCAGTGA
- a CDS encoding AEC family transporter yields the protein MELLELFNIQGTLFLMILVGALVKKLGIVDEAGRRCLTDLCVNVIIPCNILKSCLIDLDSSVLRACEILVVVALAIQIISVILNKFLYKNYPEAQNKVLKYCTLVSNGGFLGNGVAEGVYGTLGLLYASMYLIPMRIVMWSAGTSYFVAGGTDKKKVVRNILTHPCLVAVYIGMAIMLLHIPLPTLLTSTITGIGNCNTAITMFIIGTILVDVPLLTIVNPTTLWISALRLVLLPAAAWGISLALGLEPVATGVAVIMTGMPAGSTAAIFAARYGSDAVFATKCVVLSTLLSMLTIPVWCYLIGA from the coding sequence ATGGAATTACTGGAGCTGTTCAACATCCAGGGAACCCTGTTTTTGATGATTTTAGTGGGCGCTCTGGTCAAAAAGCTGGGCATCGTGGATGAGGCGGGTCGACGGTGCCTGACCGATCTGTGCGTCAATGTGATCATCCCCTGCAATATCTTGAAATCCTGTTTGATTGACTTGGACTCCTCCGTACTCCGCGCCTGCGAGATTCTGGTGGTTGTTGCCCTGGCCATTCAGATTATCAGCGTGATTCTCAACAAATTTCTCTACAAAAATTACCCGGAGGCCCAAAACAAGGTGCTGAAATACTGCACCTTGGTATCCAACGGCGGCTTTTTGGGCAACGGCGTAGCGGAAGGAGTTTACGGCACTCTGGGACTGCTCTACGCCTCCATGTATCTCATTCCCATGCGCATTGTCATGTGGTCGGCTGGTACCTCCTACTTTGTGGCCGGAGGCACCGACAAAAAGAAGGTGGTGCGCAACATCCTCACCCACCCCTGCCTGGTAGCTGTGTACATTGGCATGGCGATCATGCTCCTGCACATTCCCCTGCCCACCCTGCTCACCTCCACCATTACAGGCATCGGCAACTGCAATACCGCCATTACCATGTTTATCATTGGCACCATTCTGGTGGATGTGCCTCTGCTTACCATCGTCAACCCCACCACACTGTGGATCAGCGCCCTGCGTCTGGTGCTGCTGCCCGCAGCGGCCTGGGGGATCTCCCTGGCTCTGGGGCTGGAGCCGGTGGCCACCGGCGTGGCTGTGATCATGACCGGTATGCCTGCCGGATCCACCGCCGCCATCTTCGCTGCACGGTATGGCAGCGATGCGGTGTTTGCCACCAAATGCGTGGTACTCAGCACCCTGCTGTCCATGCTCACCATTCCGGTGTGGTGCTATCTTATCGGTGCTTGA
- a CDS encoding TatD family hydrolase, whose protein sequence is MRVFDTHAHYDSGAFNADRLELLAGMPQQDVALIVNPGCDLETSRTAVELADRFPFVYAAVGVHPSDCGPWQDSWVDELKALAAHPKVKAIGEIGLDYYWKENPPKEFQQMVFHRQMELAQELRLPVIIHDREAHHDCLEVVRSHPQVTGVYHCYSGSLEDAKVLVKLGWMLSFTGTITYKNARKALEVIDWLPMDRIMIETDSPYLTPEPFRGKRNDSGKVHLVAEKIAEVKGMDAEEVARITLENGKRFFHIEEA, encoded by the coding sequence ATGCGTGTATTTGATACCCACGCCCACTATGATTCCGGGGCTTTCAATGCCGACCGGCTGGAGCTGCTGGCCGGTATGCCCCAGCAGGATGTGGCGCTCATTGTAAATCCCGGCTGCGACCTGGAGACCTCCCGCACCGCCGTGGAGCTGGCTGACCGGTTCCCCTTCGTCTACGCTGCCGTAGGGGTACATCCCTCCGACTGTGGTCCCTGGCAGGACAGCTGGGTGGACGAACTGAAAGCCCTGGCTGCCCATCCCAAGGTAAAGGCTATCGGTGAGATTGGCTTGGACTACTACTGGAAAGAAAATCCCCCCAAGGAGTTCCAACAGATGGTTTTCCACCGGCAGATGGAACTGGCACAGGAGCTTCGGCTGCCGGTCATCATCCACGACCGTGAGGCTCACCACGACTGCCTGGAAGTGGTCCGCTCCCATCCCCAGGTCACCGGCGTGTACCACTGCTACTCCGGCAGTCTGGAGGACGCTAAAGTGCTGGTAAAGCTGGGATGGATGCTGTCCTTCACCGGCACCATCACCTATAAAAATGCCCGCAAGGCTCTGGAGGTCATCGACTGGCTGCCTATGGACCGGATCATGATCGAGACCGACTCTCCCTATCTCACCCCGGAACCCTTCCGCGGCAAGCGCAACGACTCCGGAAAGGTCCATCTGGTGGCGGAGAAGATCGCCGAGGTAAAGGGCATGGACGCGGAAGAGGTGGCCCGCATCACTCTGGAAAACGGCAAACGGTTTTTCCACATCGAGGAGGCATAA
- a CDS encoding cation:proton antiporter gives MLTSLGLVLLLGMALGALAKRLKLPSLVGMLIAGMILGPYALNLLSDSLLNISADLRQLALIIILTRAGLSLDVEALKRVGRPAILMCFVPACFEILGMTLLAPVLLGVSTLDAAIMGAVVGAVSPAVIVPRMIRLSEEGWGVDRGIPQLILAGASVDDVFVIVMFTAFTGLASGGQGLTAGAVLSIPASILTGVAAGLLLGWLLAQWFRRVHMRDSVKVVILLSLAFLLVAAEDALEGIFPFSGLLAVMGAGVGLQRWRSVVAQRLSLKFSKLWVAAEVALFVLVGAAVDLRYALSAGIMAILAVLGALCFRAVGVLVCVSGAHFSPKEKLFCVLGYLPKATVQAAIGGVPLAMGLGCGQIVLTVAVIAILVTAPLGALAIDRSYPKLLTQRPPE, from the coding sequence ATGTTAACAAGTTTAGGACTGGTCCTGCTGCTGGGCATGGCCCTGGGAGCGCTGGCAAAACGCCTGAAACTGCCCTCTTTGGTGGGTATGCTCATTGCGGGCATGATATTAGGTCCCTATGCCCTGAATCTGCTGTCCGACAGCCTGCTGAATATTTCGGCAGACCTGCGGCAGCTGGCGCTGATCATTATTTTGACCCGGGCAGGCCTCTCCCTGGATGTGGAGGCTTTGAAGCGAGTGGGCCGCCCGGCAATTCTCATGTGCTTTGTCCCCGCCTGCTTTGAGATCTTGGGCATGACCCTGCTGGCTCCTGTGCTGCTGGGCGTTTCCACCCTGGATGCCGCCATCATGGGAGCCGTGGTGGGAGCAGTATCTCCGGCGGTGATCGTTCCCCGGATGATCCGTTTGAGCGAAGAGGGCTGGGGTGTGGACCGGGGTATCCCCCAGCTTATTTTGGCCGGTGCCTCGGTGGATGACGTCTTTGTCATCGTCATGTTCACCGCTTTCACCGGACTGGCCTCCGGCGGCCAAGGTCTGACCGCGGGAGCCGTATTGAGCATTCCCGCCTCCATCCTCACCGGCGTAGCGGCAGGCCTGCTGCTGGGATGGCTGCTGGCCCAATGGTTCCGCCGTGTCCATATGCGAGACTCGGTGAAGGTAGTGATCCTGCTGTCCCTGGCCTTCCTGCTGGTGGCAGCGGAGGATGCTCTGGAGGGGATCTTCCCCTTCTCCGGTCTTCTGGCCGTAATGGGCGCCGGAGTAGGCCTGCAGCGGTGGCGTTCCGTTGTGGCCCAGCGGCTGAGCCTGAAATTCTCCAAGCTGTGGGTTGCCGCTGAGGTGGCCCTGTTCGTGCTGGTGGGTGCGGCGGTGGATCTGCGCTACGCTCTGAGTGCGGGCATAATGGCCATTCTGGCCGTGTTGGGCGCTCTGTGCTTCCGGGCGGTGGGCGTTCTGGTGTGCGTCAGCGGCGCCCATTTCAGCCCCAAAGAGAAACTCTTCTGTGTGCTGGGCTATCTCCCCAAAGCCACCGTCCAGGCTGCCATCGGCGGCGTGCCCCTGGCTATGGGCCTGGGCTGCGGACAGATCGTACTCACCGTGGCAGTCATCGCCATTTTGGTCACCGCTCCTCTGGGCGCCCTGGCCATCGACCGCAGCTATCCCAAGCTGCTCACCCAGCGTCCTCCCGAATGA
- a CDS encoding TatD family nuclease-associated radical SAM protein, producing the protein MTITYEYEGALYVNLTNKCNCNCEFCLRHGKKEGSIYTEDSLWLEREPTRQEALDSFLSRDIPSYREIVFCGYGEPTYRLDDILWLVDELKARYGDQLPPVRINTNGHANLINGRDVCPELKGRIDTLSISLNANNAADYVALCHPIQGEEAYQAMLDFAKESKTYVPHVVFTVVDKGTDPAEIEESRSIAQSLGVQLRVRAYIDS; encoded by the coding sequence ATGACCATCACCTACGAATACGAGGGGGCACTGTACGTCAACCTCACCAACAAGTGCAACTGCAACTGTGAGTTCTGTCTGCGCCATGGTAAAAAAGAGGGCTCCATCTATACGGAGGACTCCCTGTGGCTGGAGCGGGAACCCACCCGCCAAGAGGCCCTGGACAGCTTCCTCAGCCGGGACATCCCCAGCTACCGTGAAATCGTCTTCTGCGGCTATGGTGAGCCCACCTATCGTCTGGACGACATTCTCTGGCTGGTAGACGAGCTGAAGGCCCGCTACGGGGACCAGCTTCCCCCGGTGCGTATCAATACCAACGGCCATGCCAATCTCATCAACGGCCGTGACGTATGCCCGGAGCTGAAGGGACGCATCGATACCCTGTCCATCTCCCTCAATGCCAACAACGCCGCCGATTACGTGGCTCTGTGCCACCCCATCCAGGGCGAGGAAGCCTACCAGGCCATGCTGGACTTTGCCAAAGAGTCCAAAACCTATGTCCCCCACGTGGTATTTACCGTGGTGGATAAGGGAACCGATCCCGCTGAGATCGAGGAGAGCCGCTCCATTGCCCAGAGTCTGGGCGTCCAACTGCGGGTACGGGCATATATCGACTCCTGA